The Corynebacterium simulans genome contains a region encoding:
- the ilvD gene encoding dihydroxy-acid dehydratase, which produces MYPLRSKVTTVGRQASGARALWRATGTQEHEFGKPIVAIANSYTQFVPGHVHLKNVGDIVADAIRATGGVPKEFNTIAVDDGIAMGHGGMLYSLPSREIISDSIEYMANAHTADALVCISNCDKITPGMLNAALRLNIPTIFVSGGPMEAGKAVVVDGIAHAPTDLITAITASASEAVSDSDLRTIEESACPTCGSCSGMFTANSMNCLTEALGLALPGNGTTLATHTARKELFTKAGTTIVDMCRRYYGEEDDSVLPRAIATKEAFSNAMALDMAMGGSTNTVLHTLAAAQEGEVDFTLEDINEISYRVPCLSKVAPNGTYHIEDVHRAGGIPAILGELRRAGHLNLKVHTALYDNAEQWLDDWDIRNDKALDKARELFYAAPGGVRTTEPFSQSNRWESLDTDQANGCIHDAEHAYSSDGGLVVLRGNLAPNGAIVKAAGVEEELWKFSGPARVVESQEEAVSIILRREIKAGDVIVIRYEGPSGGPGMQEMLHPTSFLKGSGLGKACALITDGRFSGGTSGLSIGHISPEAAHGGLIGLVEDGDQISIDIHARKLTLDIDEAEIERRRQAQLSREKPWTPVSRNRPVTKALRAYAAMATSADRGAVRVVDGHVN; this is translated from the coding sequence ATGTATCCGCTGCGCTCTAAAGTTACAACCGTAGGCAGGCAAGCCTCTGGCGCCAGAGCGCTCTGGCGCGCAACCGGCACCCAAGAACATGAGTTCGGCAAACCCATCGTGGCGATCGCAAACTCCTATACACAGTTTGTGCCCGGACACGTTCACCTTAAAAACGTCGGCGACATCGTAGCGGATGCAATCCGCGCCACTGGTGGCGTGCCCAAGGAATTCAACACCATCGCAGTTGATGACGGCATCGCCATGGGCCACGGAGGCATGCTCTACTCCCTGCCTTCGCGCGAGATCATCTCCGATTCCATCGAGTACATGGCCAACGCGCATACTGCCGACGCCTTGGTATGCATCTCCAATTGCGACAAAATCACCCCGGGCATGCTCAATGCCGCGCTTCGTCTCAATATCCCCACCATCTTCGTCTCCGGTGGCCCGATGGAGGCAGGCAAAGCAGTCGTCGTCGATGGCATTGCGCACGCACCGACGGATCTCATCACCGCCATCACCGCCTCGGCATCCGAGGCAGTATCAGACTCCGACCTACGTACCATCGAGGAATCCGCGTGCCCGACGTGCGGCTCGTGCTCTGGCATGTTCACCGCCAACTCGATGAATTGCCTTACCGAGGCTTTGGGTCTGGCACTGCCCGGAAACGGGACCACTCTGGCAACCCACACCGCGCGCAAGGAGCTTTTCACAAAGGCAGGCACCACCATCGTCGACATGTGTCGCCGTTACTACGGCGAAGAGGACGATTCCGTGCTGCCGCGCGCCATCGCAACGAAGGAAGCCTTTAGCAACGCCATGGCACTGGACATGGCGATGGGTGGGTCCACCAACACCGTCCTCCACACCTTGGCCGCAGCACAGGAGGGCGAGGTGGACTTCACTTTGGAGGACATCAACGAGATCTCCTACCGCGTACCGTGCCTGTCCAAGGTCGCGCCTAACGGCACCTACCACATCGAGGACGTCCACCGTGCCGGCGGCATCCCCGCCATCCTTGGTGAGCTGCGTCGCGCTGGCCACCTCAACCTGAAGGTGCACACCGCGCTCTACGACAACGCTGAACAGTGGCTCGACGACTGGGACATCCGTAACGACAAGGCTCTAGACAAGGCGCGCGAGCTCTTCTACGCCGCACCGGGTGGCGTGCGCACCACCGAACCTTTCTCCCAATCCAACCGCTGGGAGTCGCTGGATACCGACCAAGCCAATGGCTGCATCCATGATGCAGAGCACGCTTACTCCTCCGACGGCGGCCTCGTGGTCCTGCGCGGCAACCTCGCTCCGAATGGCGCCATCGTCAAGGCAGCGGGTGTCGAGGAAGAACTGTGGAAGTTCAGCGGCCCGGCCCGCGTGGTGGAGTCTCAAGAAGAAGCCGTCTCCATCATCCTGCGCCGCGAGATCAAGGCTGGCGATGTCATCGTCATCCGCTACGAAGGCCCCTCCGGTGGCCCCGGCATGCAGGAGATGCTGCACCCGACGTCCTTCCTCAAGGGCTCGGGTCTCGGCAAGGCATGCGCGCTGATTACCGACGGTCGTTTTTCTGGCGGCACCTCCGGACTCTCCATCGGACACATCTCCCCGGAGGCCGCACACGGTGGACTCATCGGCTTGGTCGAAGATGGCGATCAGATTTCCATCGACATCCACGCGCGCAAGCTCACCCTGGACATTGATGAGGCAGAAATTGAGCGCCGTCGCCAAGCGCAGCTGTCCCGCGAAAAACCCTGGACGCCCGTCTCCCGCAATCGCCCCGTGACCAAGGCACTGCGTGCCTACGCGGCGATGGCCACCTCGGCCGACCGCGGCGCGGTCCGCGTGGTCGATGGACACGTGAATTAG
- a CDS encoding glycosyltransferase family 87 protein, translated as MKSANTTTASAAKWALTLFGLIAGTIGMVKHTRMTDFPIDMVIYREGVKAYIEGRSLYSEPMMAGDIALPFIYPPFGALAMVPLTAPDWITHDLAGDIMNVLSDLLLLVCLYFVFRAILKRQDLLLPVVALCWAAALAFEPIRLNNGFAQVNIVVMALVVLDLVPRKRFLPQGILIGLAAAIKITPLAMLLYFLLRKELKPIFVAIGTATAATLIAGAVRWQAFEEFFTSKLLDMGSGADFGVATDYQSNSSLKAVVQRLYTSTEAMENNSTLINLIWLVGSLAVVVIGARLILALLKRNMLVDAQLVTALVMLLISPVSWSHHWIWLALIIPVFTYRAWTWRNHTWVAGFLLAVMTAWIAMVVSVPPKWWFGDSIDVHSQPYYQKFLVDDFVWLTFIAVALFAYCLRYVAASPAISRRASK; from the coding sequence ATGAAATCCGCGAATACTACGACTGCATCGGCGGCCAAATGGGCGCTGACCCTCTTCGGACTAATTGCCGGAACCATTGGAATGGTCAAGCACACGCGTATGACCGATTTCCCCATCGACATGGTGATCTACCGCGAAGGCGTCAAGGCATACATCGAGGGACGTTCGCTCTACTCCGAGCCAATGATGGCCGGTGACATTGCGCTGCCTTTTATCTACCCACCTTTCGGCGCGCTCGCGATGGTACCGCTTACTGCGCCCGACTGGATCACCCACGATCTAGCCGGCGACATCATGAACGTCCTGTCAGACCTGCTGCTTCTGGTCTGCCTCTATTTTGTATTCCGCGCGATTTTAAAGCGTCAAGACCTGTTGCTGCCCGTCGTTGCGCTGTGTTGGGCGGCTGCCCTGGCCTTTGAGCCGATTCGCCTCAACAATGGCTTTGCCCAGGTCAACATCGTGGTGATGGCATTGGTCGTCCTCGATCTGGTGCCCCGCAAGCGTTTTCTGCCGCAGGGCATCCTCATCGGCTTGGCTGCCGCCATCAAGATTACTCCGCTGGCGATGCTCCTTTATTTCTTGCTGCGCAAAGAACTGAAGCCGATCTTCGTTGCGATCGGCACAGCAACCGCGGCCACCCTCATCGCCGGCGCAGTGCGCTGGCAGGCCTTCGAGGAGTTTTTCACCTCTAAGCTGCTCGACATGGGCTCCGGCGCGGATTTCGGCGTGGCCACGGATTATCAGTCCAATAGCTCGCTCAAGGCGGTGGTCCAGCGCCTTTATACCTCCACGGAGGCAATGGAAAACAACAGCACCCTGATCAACCTCATCTGGTTGGTCGGCTCCCTCGCGGTGGTTGTGATTGGCGCACGCCTTATCCTGGCTCTTTTGAAACGCAACATGCTTGTCGACGCCCAGTTGGTCACCGCCCTCGTCATGCTGCTGATTTCCCCCGTCTCGTGGTCACACCACTGGATCTGGCTGGCACTTATCATCCCGGTCTTTACCTACCGCGCATGGACTTGGCGCAACCACACTTGGGTTGCGGGCTTTCTCCTCGCGGTAATGACGGCGTGGATCGCCATGGTTGTGTCCGTCCCGCCGAAGTGGTGGTTCGGCGATTCCATCGACGTTCACAGCCAGCCCTATTATCAGAAGTTCTTGGTCGACGACTTCGTCTGGCTCACCTTCATCGCAGTAGCGCTCTTTGCCTACTGCCTGCGCTACGTTGCGGCCTCGCCTGCCATCTCGCGCAGAGCCTCCAAATGA
- a CDS encoding transcriptional regulator produces the protein MPELNPVIHPINRFKICATLNAYGAADATMRMEMRFSSLRDETGLSDATLSKQLNTLEEAGLVSRFREYGSSRSKDTVWVMLTAEGREAFANHLEALREMAGEAAT, from the coding sequence ATGCCTGAGCTTAACCCCGTTATTCACCCGATTAACCGCTTTAAGATTTGCGCCACGCTCAATGCTTATGGCGCGGCGGATGCCACGATGCGCATGGAGATGCGCTTTTCCTCGCTGCGTGATGAGACGGGGCTTTCCGACGCCACGCTGTCCAAGCAGTTGAATACGCTAGAGGAGGCAGGGTTGGTCAGCCGCTTTAGGGAATATGGTTCCTCGCGGTCGAAGGACACCGTGTGGGTGATGCTGACTGCCGAAGGCCGCGAGGCCTTTGCAAATCATTTGGAGGCTCTGCGCGAGATGGCAGGCGAGGCCGCAACGTAG
- a CDS encoding DoxX family protein, producing MSDKNVPDKATSFDDDLDIPTYNADAKAEEKPTRSRLFKRAGRAEPQEIKPNAQTVPEAALEEEEATETRQFETPRAEEPKTEKVEKAEEVPEPAYDDEDFATTAMPASAADLDEDEEVEDEVPAETKEDEQVRRDGYREYGRRGTIDFGLLFVRIALSAYLLIAGATTFFKLGGSEGLSGLETDFADYAFASPLAIAVPTMQLIAGAFLLLGLVTPFAAMIGLVVTGFMALHELAASGAGLDIFNWPDSVWLSLVLFVIAVALQFTGPGFISFDAKRSWARRPLATSWIFVVIGIAVLVALWWFGAAVNPLA from the coding sequence ATGAGCGATAAGAACGTACCCGATAAAGCAACGAGCTTCGACGACGATCTCGATATCCCGACCTATAACGCCGACGCGAAGGCTGAAGAAAAGCCCACCCGGTCCCGCTTGTTTAAGCGTGCCGGCCGCGCTGAGCCGCAGGAGATTAAGCCGAACGCGCAGACTGTGCCAGAGGCGGCCCTTGAGGAGGAAGAGGCTACTGAAACCCGGCAGTTTGAGACGCCGCGTGCGGAGGAGCCAAAGACGGAGAAGGTGGAGAAGGCGGAAGAGGTGCCGGAGCCTGCCTACGATGATGAGGACTTTGCTACCACTGCGATGCCGGCTAGCGCGGCTGACCTCGATGAGGATGAAGAAGTAGAGGATGAAGTTCCGGCTGAGACCAAGGAAGATGAGCAGGTACGCCGTGATGGCTACCGCGAGTATGGTCGCCGCGGAACCATTGACTTTGGTCTGCTTTTCGTGCGTATCGCGCTGAGCGCTTACTTGCTTATCGCCGGTGCAACCACCTTCTTCAAGCTCGGTGGCAGCGAGGGGCTTTCTGGCTTAGAAACGGACTTTGCTGATTATGCTTTCGCATCCCCGCTGGCTATCGCGGTTCCGACGATGCAGCTTATCGCTGGCGCCTTCTTGCTGCTCGGCTTAGTGACTCCTTTTGCGGCAATGATTGGCCTCGTTGTTACCGGCTTTATGGCACTGCACGAGCTGGCTGCCTCCGGCGCTGGCCTGGATATCTTCAACTGGCCGGATTCCGTCTGGTTGTCGCTGGTGCTGTTCGTTATTGCGGTGGCACTGCAGTTTACCGGCCCGGGCTTTATCTCCTTCGATGCAAAGCGTTCTTGGGCGCGTCGCCCACTGGCTACCTCGTGGATCTTCGTGGTCATCGGTATCGCCGTGCTGGTAGCGCTGTGGTGGTTCGGCGCCGCTGTTAATCCACTGGCCTAA
- a CDS encoding glutathione S-transferase family protein codes for MSTNSKADWAGDAKNASPDGEFIRDTNYIEDRISGRVSEVTAQDNGTFHWPLESGRYRLIAARACPWAHRAVITRRLMGLEDAISLGLADPTHDIRSWTFDLDPGEVDPVLGIARLQEAYFNRYPDYLRGITVPALVEESTKRVVTNDYSSMVRDFIKEWTPFQRAGAPNLYPDEHAAEIEELNDYIFHNINNGVYRCGFAGSQDAYEKAYADLWEALDWVEKRLGTQRYMVGDHITETDIRLFVTLIRFDPVYYSHFKCSRAKMAEMPNIRGYLQELFQLPGFGDTTDFTEIKQHYFMVHTEINPTKIVPVGPNMDWLVQPHDRERFDGQPFAAGTQLPGPLPAGEEIKNPEPFQQALASKH; via the coding sequence ATGAGCACCAATTCAAAAGCCGACTGGGCCGGCGACGCTAAAAATGCCTCACCCGACGGCGAATTTATCCGCGATACCAACTACATCGAAGACAGGATCTCCGGCCGGGTTAGCGAGGTTACAGCCCAAGATAACGGCACCTTCCACTGGCCACTAGAGTCCGGACGATACCGCCTGATTGCCGCCCGCGCCTGCCCATGGGCACACCGCGCCGTCATTACCCGCCGCCTCATGGGGCTCGAGGACGCCATCTCCTTGGGCCTGGCCGACCCCACCCATGACATCCGCTCCTGGACCTTCGACCTTGATCCGGGCGAAGTAGACCCGGTCCTCGGCATCGCGCGCCTTCAGGAGGCATACTTCAACCGCTACCCCGACTACTTACGTGGAATCACGGTCCCTGCGCTCGTCGAAGAGTCAACGAAGCGCGTGGTCACCAATGATTATTCTTCCATGGTGCGCGACTTCATCAAGGAGTGGACACCATTCCAGCGCGCCGGTGCGCCGAATCTTTACCCGGACGAGCACGCTGCCGAAATTGAAGAGCTAAACGACTATATCTTCCACAACATCAACAACGGCGTGTACCGTTGCGGCTTCGCCGGCTCCCAGGATGCCTACGAAAAGGCATACGCAGACCTCTGGGAGGCGCTCGATTGGGTTGAAAAGCGCTTGGGAACCCAGCGCTACATGGTCGGAGACCACATCACCGAGACCGATATCCGCCTTTTCGTCACGCTGATCCGATTTGATCCCGTCTACTACTCCCACTTCAAGTGCTCGCGGGCCAAGATGGCGGAAATGCCCAACATCCGCGGCTACCTGCAGGAGCTCTTCCAGCTTCCGGGATTCGGTGATACCACCGACTTCACTGAGATCAAGCAGCACTATTTCATGGTCCACACCGAAATCAACCCCACCAAGATTGTCCCGGTTGGCCCCAATATGGATTGGCTCGTGCAGCCACATGACCGCGAGCGCTTTGACGGTCAGCCTTTTGCTGCAGGCACCCAGCTTCCAGGACCACTCCCTGCTGGCGAAGAGATTAAGAATCCTGAGCCCTTCCAGCAGGCACTTGCCTCAAAACACTAG
- a CDS encoding LysR family transcriptional regulator ArgP — protein MNPVHLETLLVILEEGSFEVAAAVLGITPSAVSQRIKALEQKTGRILLHRSTPVTATEAGEILLQSARRMALLQAETDARLQARLARVPLTVAVNSDSLATWFKQVVRDVAKRGEVALRIRIEDEARSLAMLHRGDVLGAITREHAPVSGCESTYLGSLRYFAVAAPNLAEGFESWETMPLVGYGPNDQILDDAMRERFIDSHVIRARVSQIPSSEGYLDAVRYGLGWGLVSELQARPLIDAGELKVLDDKPMDIDLYWQRWRLESEMLEHLTEIVVAASSVLRQVPAGRAQDS, from the coding sequence ATGAACCCGGTGCATTTGGAAACTTTGCTGGTGATTTTAGAAGAGGGCAGCTTTGAAGTTGCGGCCGCAGTGTTGGGAATCACGCCTTCCGCGGTTAGTCAGCGCATCAAGGCGCTTGAGCAGAAGACGGGCCGCATTCTTCTGCATCGCTCCACGCCTGTTACGGCAACCGAGGCGGGGGAGATTTTGCTGCAGTCGGCCCGGCGCATGGCGTTGCTGCAGGCGGAAACGGATGCCCGTCTGCAGGCCCGGCTGGCTCGCGTGCCACTTACCGTAGCGGTCAATTCAGATTCCTTGGCCACGTGGTTCAAGCAGGTGGTGCGCGACGTCGCCAAGCGCGGCGAGGTGGCGCTGCGCATCCGCATTGAAGATGAAGCGCGCAGCCTGGCCATGCTGCATCGCGGCGACGTGCTGGGTGCGATCACCCGCGAGCATGCGCCGGTCTCCGGCTGCGAGTCGACCTACTTGGGTTCGCTGCGCTATTTCGCGGTGGCGGCCCCGAACCTGGCTGAAGGGTTTGAGTCATGGGAGACAATGCCGCTGGTGGGATATGGCCCCAACGATCAGATTTTGGACGATGCGATGCGCGAGCGATTTATTGATTCGCATGTCATCCGCGCGCGGGTCTCACAGATTCCTTCTTCCGAGGGCTATCTCGACGCTGTGCGTTACGGCCTGGGATGGGGTCTGGTCAGTGAGCTGCAGGCGCGGCCGCTTATCGACGCCGGGGAGCTTAAGGTCTTGGATGATAAGCCGATGGACATCGATCTCTACTGGCAGCGCTGGCGCCTGGAGTCAGAGATGCTCGAGCATCTCACCGAGATAGTGGTTGCTGCCTCTAGTGTTTTGAGGCAAGTGCCTGCTGGAAGGGCTCAGGATTCTTAA
- a CDS encoding LysE/ArgO family amino acid transporter yields MSILLAGFLLGLSLIIAIGPQNAYIIKMGVKRDHIGAIILACLLSDVILINAGVGGMGVLVEKFPTGLVIMKYLGAAYLLYFGFSCFRDAFKKEQEALVVESTQPTVQPRPVHGSTAVITAPRLKSRTWLKPVMGAMALTWLNPLTYVDVLVMLGGIAQQYGQQRWLFAAGALLASAVWFPTLGYGAFKLSPVLAKPITWRYVNFAIGCVMMILTTKLLLH; encoded by the coding sequence ATGTCAATTCTGCTCGCAGGCTTCCTTCTCGGCCTATCTCTGATCATCGCCATTGGCCCCCAAAATGCGTACATCATCAAGATGGGTGTCAAACGCGATCACATTGGCGCCATCATCCTCGCCTGCTTGCTTAGCGACGTCATCCTGATCAATGCCGGCGTCGGCGGCATGGGCGTCCTCGTGGAGAAGTTCCCTACCGGCCTAGTCATCATGAAGTACCTAGGTGCGGCCTATCTGCTTTACTTTGGCTTTAGCTGCTTCCGCGATGCCTTCAAGAAGGAACAAGAGGCACTCGTCGTCGAAAGCACTCAGCCCACGGTGCAGCCACGGCCAGTCCACGGCTCTACTGCCGTCATAACCGCGCCCCGCCTTAAGTCACGCACCTGGCTAAAGCCCGTTATGGGAGCGATGGCACTGACCTGGCTCAACCCCCTGACATACGTTGACGTATTGGTCATGCTTGGCGGCATTGCACAGCAATATGGCCAGCAGCGCTGGCTTTTTGCCGCCGGCGCGCTGCTGGCCAGTGCCGTGTGGTTCCCCACCCTGGGCTATGGAGCATTCAAGCTTTCGCCTGTGCTTGCAAAGCCCATCACATGGCGTTATGTGAACTTCGCTATCGGTTGCGTGATGATGATTCTGACAACCAAGCTCCTGCTCCACTAA
- a CDS encoding Nramp family divalent metal transporter, whose translation MSTPASSSPPASGHTDVPKWKVIGPGLVAAATGVGSGDLVATLIAGQKYGFALLWACIAGTIMKIVLVEGVGRYTLATGNTMFHGWSSLGKWTSWYFAPYIIIWGFVYGAAAMSATGMALHALIPQVPLVAWAVISGLIGFGLTWAGQYRMFEKIIAVLVGVMFLTVVGIASLSLSNIGEILKGLVPTLPEGSFVYVLSLAGGVGGTITLAAYGYWLHEKGWDSPPWMRVMRLDNTVAYVVTGIFVAAMLIIGGDLLYSANIAVSKGDKGLLDLADVLRDRYGSFMAPVFLIGFWAAALSSVLGVWNGVSIMFADYVGHIKKLPQEHPDTQMGGKYYRWYVLWLTFPPMLLLFLDKPTALVISYGVLGAFFMPFLGLTLLILLNTRHTPREWRNGWFVNTLMAIISAAFVYICVNELIKIFVGG comes from the coding sequence ATGAGTACCCCCGCATCCTCATCACCTCCCGCCAGTGGGCATACAGACGTACCAAAGTGGAAGGTAATCGGACCTGGCCTCGTCGCCGCCGCTACCGGCGTTGGTTCTGGTGACCTGGTCGCCACGCTCATCGCCGGTCAGAAGTACGGCTTCGCGCTTCTCTGGGCCTGCATTGCGGGCACCATCATGAAGATCGTCTTGGTCGAGGGCGTCGGACGCTACACCCTGGCCACCGGCAACACCATGTTCCATGGTTGGTCATCCCTCGGTAAATGGACCTCCTGGTACTTCGCCCCTTACATCATCATCTGGGGTTTTGTGTACGGTGCCGCTGCCATGAGCGCCACCGGCATGGCTCTCCACGCGCTCATCCCGCAAGTCCCACTCGTAGCTTGGGCCGTCATCTCCGGCCTCATCGGATTCGGATTAACCTGGGCCGGCCAATACCGAATGTTCGAGAAGATCATCGCCGTCTTGGTGGGCGTCATGTTCCTCACCGTAGTGGGAATCGCCAGCCTATCGCTAAGCAACATCGGAGAAATCCTCAAGGGCTTGGTTCCAACGCTGCCAGAGGGCTCATTCGTTTATGTGCTCTCTCTTGCCGGTGGCGTGGGTGGCACAATCACACTTGCCGCTTATGGCTACTGGCTGCATGAGAAAGGCTGGGACTCCCCTCCGTGGATGCGCGTCATGCGCCTTGACAACACCGTGGCTTACGTGGTCACCGGTATATTTGTTGCTGCAATGCTCATCATCGGCGGCGACTTGCTCTACTCGGCCAACATCGCTGTTTCCAAAGGCGATAAGGGACTACTTGATCTGGCTGACGTGCTCCGTGACCGCTATGGCAGCTTCATGGCACCGGTCTTCTTGATTGGATTCTGGGCCGCCGCGCTGTCTTCCGTTCTTGGCGTGTGGAACGGCGTTTCCATAATGTTTGCTGACTACGTTGGGCACATCAAGAAGCTGCCTCAGGAACACCCCGATACGCAGATGGGTGGCAAGTACTACCGCTGGTACGTCTTGTGGCTTACCTTCCCACCGATGCTGCTGCTCTTCCTGGACAAACCCACGGCACTCGTTATTTCCTATGGTGTCCTCGGCGCATTCTTCATGCCATTCCTCGGCCTCACCCTATTGATCTTGCTCAACACAAGGCACACGCCGCGCGAGTGGCGCAACGGTTGGTTCGTCAACACGTTGATGGCCATTATCTCGGCGGCGTTTGTGTATATCTGCGTCAACGAGCTCATCAAGATCTTCGTTGGCGGCTAG
- a CDS encoding YkvI family membrane protein, whose amino-acid sequence MSTKNILSISLSFVGLLVGAGFATGQEVVQYFTSFGLSGVWGIIVAGIVMTLAGTVFLQLGSYFHASEHNQVFREVTHPIVSKCLDVAVILTLFAVGFVMLAGAGSNLEQQFGWQAWVGSLLMLVMVMGVGMLDVNKVSKVIGMLTPTIIIAVLGVGIYTLMNMPADPGAAIAASAEIESPISNWLVSALNYNGLALILAVSMSLVIGGDNISPREAGWGGVVGGILYAVLMGIAGFALLMNTDMLGDSDIPMLTLVDSIHPVLGVIMAIIIYLMIFNTAIGMFYALGKRLSAGHEDRYRPIFLAGCLAGFAVSFAGFKTLMQYVYPVLGYIGFILVVILAVAWLRSLGQIRDEGMRRERIRALMHLKLHPDKEYDAARYDDEIGQHIVDSNMEDEALYEDLATEVAESLDGDEEVDFDKGEWEENRNEATYYTERDAVETDRTEEEIKAWLEETGASGDPEEPVEEATEEAEDAK is encoded by the coding sequence GTGTCTACCAAAAATATTCTGTCCATTTCTTTGTCCTTCGTGGGACTGCTCGTCGGTGCCGGCTTTGCAACCGGCCAGGAAGTCGTGCAGTACTTCACGTCCTTTGGCCTATCTGGTGTGTGGGGAATCATCGTTGCTGGCATCGTAATGACGCTGGCCGGCACGGTCTTCCTGCAGTTGGGTAGCTACTTCCATGCCTCAGAGCACAACCAGGTATTCCGTGAGGTCACCCACCCAATCGTTTCCAAGTGCCTCGATGTGGCCGTTATCTTAACCTTGTTTGCGGTCGGCTTCGTGATGTTGGCAGGCGCAGGTTCCAACCTAGAGCAGCAGTTCGGCTGGCAGGCTTGGGTGGGCTCACTGCTCATGCTCGTCATGGTCATGGGTGTGGGAATGCTCGACGTCAACAAGGTCTCGAAGGTCATCGGTATGCTCACGCCAACCATCATCATCGCGGTTTTGGGAGTCGGCATCTACACGTTGATGAACATGCCCGCTGATCCGGGTGCCGCTATCGCAGCTTCTGCTGAGATCGAGTCTCCGATCTCCAACTGGTTGGTTTCAGCGCTCAACTACAACGGCCTAGCTTTGATTCTCGCGGTGTCCATGTCCCTGGTTATCGGTGGCGATAACATCAGCCCGCGCGAAGCAGGCTGGGGCGGCGTTGTCGGCGGCATTCTCTATGCGGTCCTGATGGGAATCGCAGGCTTTGCGCTGCTGATGAACACCGATATGCTCGGTGACTCTGACATTCCGATGCTGACCTTGGTTGACTCCATCCACCCAGTACTGGGCGTCATCATGGCAATTATCATCTACCTGATGATCTTCAATACCGCTATCGGCATGTTCTACGCGCTGGGTAAGCGTCTGTCCGCTGGCCATGAGGACCGTTACCGTCCGATCTTCCTGGCGGGCTGCCTGGCAGGCTTTGCGGTTTCTTTCGCCGGCTTTAAGACTCTGATGCAGTACGTTTACCCGGTTCTGGGCTACATTGGCTTCATTCTGGTGGTCATCTTGGCCGTTGCGTGGCTGCGTTCCCTTGGTCAGATCAGGGATGAGGGCATGCGCCGCGAGCGCATCCGCGCCCTGATGCACCTGAAGCTGCACCCAGACAAGGAATACGACGCTGCTCGTTACGATGACGAAATCGGCCAGCACATCGTTGACTCCAACATGGAGGACGAGGCACTGTACGAGGATCTGGCGACCGAAGTCGCAGAGAGCCTAGACGGTGACGAGGAGGTCGACTTCGATAAGGGCGAGTGGGAAGAAAACCGCAACGAAGCGACCTACTACACCGAGCGCGACGCTGTAGAAACAGATCGCACGGAGGAAGAGATCAAGGCTTGGCTCGAAGAAACGGGTGCCTCCGGAGATCCGGAGGAACCCGTTGAAGAAGCTACCGAAGAGGCAGAAGACGCGAAATAG
- a CDS encoding NAD(P)-dependent alcohol dehydrogenase translates to MEIERRDPREDDVVIDIKAAGICHSDIHTIRNEWGEAHFPLTVGHEIAGVVSAVGEKVTQFKVGDRVGVGCLVNSCGECEQCQAGMEQNCLNGYVGTYNSKDVDGTITQGGYAQKVVVNENFVLRIPDGLDFDVAAPLLCAGITTYSPLARWNVKEGDKVAIVGLGGLGHMGVQIAAAKGADVTVLSRTSRKAEEAKKLGAHRTLATSEEEDFFSNHRGEFDFILSTISAQYDLEGYLGLLKPRGIMSVVGLPPEAMSLKLSRIVGGGKVLTGNNIGGIGETQEMLDFCAEHGLGAVIEKVNVDEVDAAYDRVVEGDVKFRFVIDTESFNN, encoded by the coding sequence GTGGAAATCGAGCGCCGCGACCCGCGCGAGGATGATGTAGTTATTGACATCAAGGCCGCGGGTATCTGCCACTCCGACATTCACACCATTCGTAACGAGTGGGGAGAGGCTCACTTCCCGCTGACCGTCGGTCACGAGATTGCGGGCGTCGTATCCGCAGTGGGCGAAAAGGTCACCCAGTTCAAGGTTGGTGACCGCGTCGGTGTCGGCTGCCTCGTCAACTCCTGCGGCGAGTGCGAGCAGTGCCAGGCCGGCATGGAGCAGAACTGTCTGAACGGTTACGTTGGCACCTATAACTCTAAAGACGTCGACGGCACCATTACCCAGGGCGGCTACGCGCAAAAGGTCGTTGTTAACGAGAACTTTGTTCTGCGCATTCCAGACGGGCTCGACTTCGACGTTGCCGCACCGCTGCTGTGTGCAGGCATCACCACCTACTCGCCCCTGGCGCGCTGGAACGTCAAGGAGGGGGACAAAGTGGCTATCGTCGGTCTCGGCGGCTTGGGGCACATGGGCGTCCAGATTGCTGCTGCAAAGGGCGCAGATGTCACCGTGCTCTCCCGTACTTCCCGCAAGGCAGAAGAAGCGAAGAAGCTTGGCGCACACCGCACGCTCGCAACCTCTGAGGAAGAGGACTTCTTCAGCAACCACCGTGGTGAGTTCGACTTCATCCTCTCCACGATTTCGGCGCAGTACGATCTTGAGGGATACCTTGGGCTGCTGAAGCCACGCGGCATTATGTCCGTGGTTGGCCTGCCACCGGAGGCAATGTCGCTGAAGCTCAGCCGAATTGTGGGCGGCGGTAAGGTCCTTACGGGCAACAACATCGGTGGCATCGGCGAGACTCAGGAGATGCTCGACTTCTGTGCGGAGCATGGTTTGGGTGCAGTCATCGAGAAGGTGAATGTAGACGAGGTTGACGCAGCTTACGATCGCGTGGTCGAAGGTGACGTCAAGTTCCGATTCGTAATTGATACCGAATCGTTTAATAACTAA